The Miscanthus floridulus cultivar M001 chromosome 17, ASM1932011v1, whole genome shotgun sequence genome has a window encoding:
- the LOC136514865 gene encoding uncharacterized protein: MLLKLRHFARYVLRSYRAPFRQQKAVVSPPNNNSGHASPPRCCIGGSERAPAAPVRAVPLPDNDDLLREILLRLQPLPSSLPRASLVCKRWRRLVADPFFLRRFRQHHHRTPPPLLGYFFSDPRGPVFVPRLAPPDCIPPERFSLPRQPGSAGERLFFLGCRHGLALLINRRRLHAVVWDPATGCRATVAYPPEFTTDNGAHCCRGTVLSTAAATADDGVGDDGHLRPFKVILIRTDDVHDGRIRVSMCVYESKTGTWGHTISTVIIPLSVSNLPSVLIGNALCGFLRWPNGILEFDVKRHSLGIIKSPKSLCPIDRSFFQVVRTQDGELGLAILYKLTMELWKRKASSPDGAVGWVLRKTIQLGNLLPVPRMNMMDSNLSAARILGFDEDNNAIHVSTFTSAFAIRLESMQFTELFNVNRIGSYQSCYPYTGFYTAGVPRLSTA, translated from the coding sequence ATGCTGCTCAAGCTCCGGCATTTTGCAAGGTATGTACTACGTAGTTACCGAGCTCCATTCAGGCAACAGAAGGCAGTGGTTAGTCCTCCTAACAACAATTCTGGCCATGCCTCTCCTCCCAGGTGTTGCATTGGAGGATCGGAACGTGCACCCGCAGCACCAGTGCGGGCGGTGCCGCTGCCGGACAACGACGATCTCCTCCGCGAGATCCTCCTGCGCCTGCAGCCGCTGCCGTCGTCTCTCCCGCGCGCGTCCCTCGTGTGCAAACGCTGGCGACGCCTCGTCGCGGACCCTTTCTTCCTCCGCCGCTTCCGCCAGCACCACCACCGGACGCCTCCGCCCCTGCTGGGCTACTTCTTCAGCGACCCTCGCGGGCCCGTCTTCGTCCCGAGGCTGGCGCCGCCTGACTGCATCCCACCCGAGCGCTTCTCCCTGCCGCGGCAGCCTGGTTCTGCCGGCGAgcgcctcttcttcctcggctgcCGCCACGGCCTCGCCCTCCTCATCAACCGGAGACGCCTCCACGCCGTCGTGTGGGATCCCGCCACCGGCTGCCGGGCCACCGTGGCGTATCCACCGGAGTTCACCACTGACAACGGGGCGCACTGCTGCCGTGGCACGGTGctgagcaccgccgccgccactgccgatGATGGCGTTGGCGATGATGGGCACTTGAGGCCCTTCAAGGTCATCTTGATACGCACAGACGACGTACACGATGGTCGCATACGTGTGTCCATGTGCGTGTACGAATCCAAGACCGGAACATGGGGCCACACCATCTCAACTGTAATTATTCCCTTGTCCGTGTCCAACCTGCCCAGTGTCTTGATTGGGAATGCACTCTGCGGATTTCTCCGGTGGCCAAACGGCATCCTTGAATTCGATGTGAAGAGGCACAGTCTAGGCATAATCAAGTCGCCAAAGAGCCTCTGTCCCATTGACAGATCATTCTTCCAGGTCGTGAGGACACAGGATGGAGAGCTAGGCCTTGCAATCTTGTACAAACTCACCATGGAGTTGTGGAAGAGGAAGGCCAGCTCACCAGATGGTGCCGTCGGATGGGTGCTACGGAAAACAATTCAGCTGGGCAACCTCCTTCCGGTACCGCGTATGAATATGATGGACAGTAATTTGTCAGCAGCAAGGATACTGGGGTTTGATGAGGATAACAATGCCATTCATGTATCCACATTTACCAGCGCCTTCGCGATCCGGCTTGAGTCCATGCAGTTCACGGAGCTTTTCAACGTCAATCGGATTGGTTCCTATCAATCCTGTTATCCCTACACAGGTTTCTACACTGCAGGTGTACCTCGTCTTTCAACTGCATAG